One genomic window of Arvicanthis niloticus isolate mArvNil1 chromosome 24, mArvNil1.pat.X, whole genome shotgun sequence includes the following:
- the Wsb2 gene encoding WD repeat and SOCS box-containing protein 2 isoform X4: protein MLCSAAGEKSVFLWSMRSYTLIRKLEGHQSSVVSCDFSPDSALLVTASYDTSVIMWDPYTGERLRSLHHTQLEPAIDDSDVHMSSLRSVCFSPEGLYLATVADDRLLRIWALELKAPVAFAPMTNGLCCTFFPHGGVIATGTRDGHVQFWTAPRVLSSLKHLCRKALRSFLTTYQVLALPIPKKMKEFLTYRTF from the exons TGCGGTCCTACACACTAATCCGGAAACTAGAAGGCCACCAAAGCAGTGTTGTCTCCTGTGATTTCTCTCCTGATTCCGCCTTGCTCGTTACAGCTTCGTATGACACCAGTGTGATTATGTGGGACCCCTACACCGGCGAGAGGCTGAGGTCACTTCA TCACACTCAGCTTGAACCTGCCATAGATGACAGTGATGTCCACATGAGCTCCCTGAGGTCTGTGTGCTTCTCACCTGAAGGCTTGTATCTTGCTACAGTAGCAGATGACAG ACTCCTCAGGATCTGGGCTCTGGAACTGAAGGCTCCGGTTGCCTTTGCTCCTATGACCAATGGTCTTTGCTGCACATTCTTCCCACATGGTGGAGTTATAGCCACAGG GACGAGAGATGGCCATGTTCAGTTCTGGACGGCTCCCCGGGTCCTATCCTCACTGAAGCACTTATGCAGGAAAGCCCTCCGAAGCTTCCTGACCACGTATCAAGTCCTAGCACTGCCGATCCCCAAGAAGATGAAAGAGTTCCTCACGTACAGGACTTTCTAG
- the Rfc5 gene encoding replication factor C subunit 5, whose translation MVAVPSQQRPAAARARNLPWVEKYRPQTLADLISHQDILSTIQKFISEDRLPHLLLYGPPGTGKTSTILACAKQLYKDKEFGSMVLELNASDDRGIDIVRGPILSFASTRTIFKKGFKLVILDEADAMTQDAQNALRRVIEKFTENTRFCLICNYLSKIIPALQSRCTRFRFGPLTPELMVPRLEHVVQEENVDISEDGMKALVTLSSGDMRRALNILQSTNMAFGKVTEETVYTCTGHPLKTDIANILDWMLNQDFTTAYKNIMELKTLKGLALHDILTEVHLFVHRVDFPSSVRIHLLTKMADIEYRLSVGTSEKIQLSSLIAAFQVTRDLIVAEA comes from the exons ATGGTGGCGGTGCCTTCGCAGCAGCGGCCCGCGGCGGCCCGGGCCCGGAACCTGCCCTG GGTTGAGAAGTACCGGCCACAGACCCTGGCCGACCTCATTTCTCACCAGGACATTCTGAGTACCA TTCAGAAGTTCATCAGTGAAGACCGCCTGCCACACCTGCTTCTCTATGGCCCTCCAGGGACAGGAAAGACATCCACCATCCTGGCCTGTGCCAAGCAACTGTACAAAGATAAAGAATTCGGCTCCATGGTCTTGGAG CTGAATGCTTCCGACGACCGAGGAATCGATATTGTTCGGGGGCCGATCCTCAGCTTTGCCAGTACAAGGACAATCTTCAA GAAAGGGTTTAAGCTTGTGATCCTGGATGAAGCTGACGCCATGACTCAAGATGCCCAAAATGCCTTGAGACGAG TGATTGAGAAGTTCACGGAAAACACCAGGTTTTGCCTCATCTGTAACTACCTGTCTAAGATCATCCCTGCCTTGCAGTCGCGGTGCACGAGGTTCAGATTTGGCCCTCTGACACCCGAGCTCATGGTTCCTCGACTGGAACATGTAGTACAAGAAGAGAA TGTGGATATAAGTGAGGATGGAATGAAGGCCCTTGTCACTCTGTCCAGTGGGGACATGCGAAGGGCTTTGAACATTCTACAG AGTACCAATATGGCCTTTGGGAAGGTGACGGAGGAGACTGTCTACACCTGCACCGGGCACCCACTCAAGACAGACATTGCCAACATTCTGGACTGGATGCTGAATCAAGACTTCACCACTGCCTACAAAA ATATCATGGAGTTGAAGACTCTGAAGGGCTTGGCGCTGCATGACATCCTGACTGAGGTTCACTTGTTTGTGCACAGAG TTGACTTTCCATCTTCAGTTCGGATACATTTATTGACCAAAATGGCAGACATTGA GTACAGACTTTCTGTGGGCACCAGTGAGAAGATACAGCTGAGCTCCCTCATTGCTGCTTTCCAAGTTACCAGAGACCTGATAGTTGCAGAGGCCTAG